A single region of the Salvia splendens isolate huo1 unplaced genomic scaffold, SspV2 ctg591, whole genome shotgun sequence genome encodes:
- the LOC121790701 gene encoding F-box protein SKIP2-like has product MGQTTSSYGYSSGGSAYIADLSLSPHHHRNSSLPPPDADSSNQEPDYTSEIPDECLALIFQCLSSGDRKRSSLVCRRWLAVDGQSRHRLSLNASADSAPFLPSIFTRFDSVTKLALRCDRKSTSINDAALALISQRCHSLTRIKLRGCREISDLGMLALAQNCKNLRKFSCSSCSFGAKGMNALLNNCSSLEELSVSRLRGIDNGFPAESIGPGIASSRLRSITLKELYNGQCFSPLVIESKNLKSLKIIRCLGDWDRLLEAVAGRKNCLTEVHLERLQVNDAGLMAISKCPDLENFHLVKTPDCSNDGISAIAENCKLLRKLHIDGWRTNRIGDEGLIAIAKNSKNLVELVLIGVNPTTASLTAVASNCLNLERLALCGSDTIGDAEISCVAAKCNSLRKLCIKGCRITDSGIEAFATGCPNLVKIKVKKCRGVSSVIVDQLRARRESLAVNLDVDEVELPRIDWNTSNAGLPEAEYRGELAQVTTYDHGHGSTSNGARSSNKSRFSLLAGRTIAACAFQRLVNGNGSSNDST; this is encoded by the coding sequence ATGGGCCAAACCACCTCCTCCTACGGCTATTCCTCCGGTGGCTCGGCCTATATTGCCGATCTCAGCCTCTCCCCTCACCATCACCGCAACTCCTCCCTGCCTCCTCCCGACGCTGATTCCTCGAATCAGGAACCGGACTACACGTCCGAGATCCCCGATGAATGCCTAGCCCTAATCTTCCAATGCCTGAGCTCCGGCGACCGGAAGAGGAGCTCTCTCGTCTGCCGCCGATGGCTCGCCGTGGACGGCCAGAGCCGCCACCGCCTCTCCCTCAACGCCTCCGCCGATTCCGCGCCATTCCTTCCCTCGATATTCACCCGCTTTGATTCAGTCACCAAACTCGCCCTCCGTTGCGACCGCAAATCCACCAGCATTAACGACGCCGCGTTGGCGTTGATCTCTCAACGATGCCATAGCCTCACACGCATCAAGCTCCGCGGATGCCGCGAAATCTCCGATCTAGGTATGTTGGCTTTGGCTCAAAATTGCAAAAATCTGCGTAAATTCTCCTGTAGCTCGTGTTCGTTCGGTGCTAAGGGTATGAACGCGCTGTTGAATAATTGCTCTTCGCTTGAAGAGCTCTCTGTTAGTCGATTACGAGGAATCGACAACGGCTTCCCCGCCGAGTCGATTGGGCCCGGGATTGCCAGTTCTAGGCTTAGGTCAATCACGCTTAAGGAGCTCTATAACGGCCAATGTTTCTCGCCTTTGGTAATTGAATCGAAgaatttgaaaagtttgaagATTATTAGGTGTTTGGGGGATTGGGATAGATTGCTTGAGGCGGTGGCAGGGAGGAAGAATTGTTTAACGGAGGTTCATTTGGAGAGGCTGCAGGTGAACGACGCCGGATTGATGGCCATCTCTAAGTGCCCTGATTTGGAGAATTTTCACCTGGTTAAGACCCCTGATTGCTCCAATGATGGGATCTCTGCCATTGCTGAGAACTGTAAGCTTTTGAGGAAGCTCCATATTGATGGTTGGAGAACTAATAGGATAGGTGATGAGGGATTGATTGCTATTGCCAAGAATAGCAAGAATCTCGTGGAGTTGGTGCTTATTGGGGTGAATCCAACGACGGCGAGTTTGACAGCAGTGGCCTCAAATTGCCTCAACTTGGAGAGATTAGCTCTTTGCGGGAGTGataccattggagatgctgaGATTTCGTGCGTTGCTGCTAAATGCAATTCGTTGAGGAAACTCTGCATAAAGGGTTGTCGTATTACAGATTCTGGGATTGAGGCATTTGCTACTGGCTGCCCAAATCTGGTGAAGATCAAGGTCAAGAAGTGTAGAGGAGTGTCGAGTGTGATTGTGGATCAGCTCAGGGCGAGGAGGGAGTCGTTGGCTGTGAATTTAGACGTGGACGAGGTTGAGCTTCCGAGAATAGATTGGAACACAAGCAATGCAGGTCTACCGGAGGCGGAGTATAGAGGGGAGTTGGCACAAGTAACTACTTATGACCATGGACACGGATCAACGAGTAATGGAGCCCGATCATCCAATAAGTCGAGGTTCAGCCTCTTGGCTGGAAGAACTATTGCTGCCTGTGCTTTCCAGAGGTTAGTAAACGGTAATGGTAGTTCAAATGATAGCACATGA